Part of the Deltaproteobacteria bacterium genome, GCAAGGTTTCCGTAAACATCGGCCAGGACGAAGATGAGGTGACGTTTGAGTTTCGAGACGATGGGCCGGGCTATCCAGAAGAAGCATTGCGGTTAGAGAGGCACAAGGTAGGATTGTACTTGTTGAAAACCATTGTAGCTAACGACCTGAAAGGAGAGTTGGCTCTTCATAACGACCAGGGCGCGGTGACAACCATTCGATTCAAGGTTATTCAACAGAAAATTTGAGGGTGAAAATGCATAAAGACACCCGAGTACTGATCGTTGATGACGAATCGCTGGTAGCTGAGATGATCGAGGGGCTGTTGGAGCAAATAGGGTATACGGTCGTGGGGAAAGCCATAAGTGGTTCTCAGGCTGTGGAAATGACTCAGGCCCTGAAGCCGGACGTTGTCTTGATGGATATTAAAATGCCTGATATAGACGGCATCGAAGCTACTCGGCGCATCTATGAATTATGTGCCACGCCGGTTGTGGTCCTGACCGCTCATGAAACTCCGGAATTGGTGGAGCGAGCCAGTGTTGCCGGTGTGGGCGCCTATATGGTTAAGCCACCCAATGCCCGTGAAATGGAGAGGGCCATCACCATTGCTATGGCCCGCTTTGATGATATGATTAAACTGCGGAGCATGGCGGGCGAACTGGTGAAGGCAAATGAACAGCTCGAGAGGTTATCCATAACCGATGGACTGACAGGCCTTTATAACCACCGACACCTGGTGAAGATGCTCGAATCTGAGTTTACACGCTCAATACGATACAATCGTAACTTGTCTTTGCTTATGATAGACATTGACCATTTCAAAAGAGTAAATGACAATTACGGGCATCCCTGTGGTGATCTTATCCTCCAGGACATTGCTCGCCTCCTTCAGAATCAGGTTCGAAGCACTGACTTGGTCGCCCGGTACGGCGGAGAGGAAATAACAGTTCTTCTGCCTGAACTGGGTATTTCTTCAACTTTAGAAGTCGCTGAAAAATTAAGGCAAGAGATCGAAAAATATCCTTTTAAGTGTGAAGGCAAATCCCTCACGGTCACAGTAAGTATCGGGGCGGCTGCGTATCGAGAAAAGAATATGCAATCATGGAAACAACTGTTGAACGCTGCAGACCAGGCCCTATACTTGGCCAAGGCAAGCGGGAGAAACAAAGTGATCGTCTATTCTGATTCTAAACAAGACGATGCGTCCCCCCGAACATTCCTTTAAAGCAGGGAAAGGTTGACAGTTTCTCCAGAAAAAGTTATAGATGAAATCTCAGAAAAA contains:
- a CDS encoding diguanylate cyclase, which codes for MHKDTRVLIVDDESLVAEMIEGLLEQIGYTVVGKAISGSQAVEMTQALKPDVVLMDIKMPDIDGIEATRRIYELCATPVVVLTAHETPELVERASVAGVGAYMVKPPNAREMERAITIAMARFDDMIKLRSMAGELVKANEQLERLSITDGLTGLYNHRHLVKMLESEFTRSIRYNRNLSLLMIDIDHFKRVNDNYGHPCGDLILQDIARLLQNQVRSTDLVARYGGEEITVLLPELGISSTLEVAEKLRQEIEKYPFKCEGKSLTVTVSIGAAAYREKNMQSWKQLLNAADQALYLAKASGRNKVIVYSDSKQDDASPRTFL